The Streptomyces sp. JB150 genomic interval CGGGCCGCGTCCTCCAGGGTCCAGGCCGGGGTGGCGAAGACGACGTTGTTGGTGGTGTGGGCGTGCGCGCACTCCGTGTCCGGGTTCTGGCCGAGGCCGACGGAGTTGAGGATGTCGCGTTCGGTGAGGATGCCGAATGCACCGGCGTCCGGGTCGTGGACGACGGCCGCGCCGATTCTGCGCGCGGCCATCAGGGCGGCGGCCTGACGAAGGGTGTGCGTGGGGCCGATGGTCAGGACCACGGTGCTCATGGCGTCACGGACGAGCATGGGCTGGGAGCCACCTCCTCCTGAAGCCCTGACGATCCCCGGGGTGGGGATTGTTCAGGGATTCACAAGTGCACAAGTGGGGGGACTCTCAGAGTGGCAGGCAAAGGGAGGGCCAACAAGGGGGCGCGTGAAGCTCAGTGACGCCGGTTCAGGTACCCCAGCAGCTCGTCGTGGAGCAGGCCGTTCGACGCCGCCGCGTTGCCGCTGTGCGGACCCGGGCGGCCGTCCAGGCCGGTGAAGGTGCCGCCCGCCTCGGTGACGATGATCGCGTTCGCGGCCATGTCCCACAGCGACAGCTCGGGCTCGGCGCACAGGTCGACCGACCCCTCGGCCACCATCATGTACGGCCAGAAGTCGCCGTACGCGCGCGTGCGCCACACCTCGCGGGTCAGGTCCAGGAAGCCGTTCAGCCGGCCCTGCTCCTCCCAGCCGGAGAGCGAGGAGTACGCGAACGAGGCGTCCGCCAGCTTCGAGACCCGCGAGACGTGCAGCCGGGTCGCCTTCTGCAGGCTGCGGCCGGTGAACGCGCCGTGGCCCTTCGCCGCCCACCAGCGGCGGCCGAGCGCGGGCGCGGAGACCACGCCGGCGACGGGCTGGTAGCCGCCCTCGCCCGCTTCCATCAGCGCGATCAGGGTCGCCCAGACGGGGACGCCGCGCACGTAGTTCTTGGTGCCGTCGATCGGGTCGATCACCCAGCGGCGGGGGCCGGTGCCCTCGACGCCGTACTCCTCGCCGAGGATCGCGTCCCGTGGCCGGGCGCGCTGCAGTTGGCCGCGGATGAGCTCCTCGGCGGCCTGGTCCGCTTCGCTGACCGGTGTCATGTCCGGCTTGGTCTCGACCTTGAGGTCGATGGCCTGGAAGCGGTCCATGGTGGCGGCGTCTGCGGCGTCCGCGAGGACGTGGGCGAGGCGGAGGTCGTCGAGGTAGTCCGGCATGTGAGGAACGGTATCCGGCGTGCGCGGTGCGGGGCCACACGGGGCGGGCGTCTGTCACGGCCCGGCCTGGTCCGGGCCGCTGCGCGCGCTGCCGCCCTGGGCTGCTGCGCGCGCTGCCGTCCGAGGCCGTTCCGCCGGCGCGCTGCCGCGCCGTGCACTGCCGCGCGGGATCCCCGGCGCGCTGCCGCCCTGCGCCGCCCCGTCACGCGCTGCCGCGCCCGGGGCCGCTTCCGTCCCGGCACCCGCCGAGGGCCGTGCCCCGCGGCTCCGCCCGCGGCGGATGCCGCGCTCGCGGGCGATGGCGGCGCATCCTGCTTCCGGTCTGCACGCCACTCGGTGTCGCGCATGTCGCCTGCCCGGTGTCCCGCCCGGTGTCGCACTCGGCGTCTCGTACCACCCCCAGGCGCGCAGCGCCCCGTGCGCCCTTTGTGCCTGCGTGGACCCTTGACAGTGGTTTTGACCGCGTCAAATCTGGGCGCAGGGCCGCCGGTCGGCGAGGGAGGCGATGATGCCTGCAGCGCGGGAGTCCCTGCTGGACGCCGCTTACCGGGCGCTGGCGCGCCGGCCGTGGCCGGCGGTGCGGATGGTGGAGGTGGCCGCGGCGGCCGGGGTGTCCCGGCAGACGCTGTACAACGAGTTCGGCAGCAAGGACGGACTCGCCCGCGCACTGGTGCGGCGGGAGGCGGACGC includes:
- the hisN gene encoding histidinol-phosphatase; the encoded protein is MPDYLDDLRLAHVLADAADAATMDRFQAIDLKVETKPDMTPVSEADQAAEELIRGQLQRARPRDAILGEEYGVEGTGPRRWVIDPIDGTKNYVRGVPVWATLIALMEAGEGGYQPVAGVVSAPALGRRWWAAKGHGAFTGRSLQKATRLHVSRVSKLADASFAYSSLSGWEEQGRLNGFLDLTREVWRTRAYGDFWPYMMVAEGSVDLCAEPELSLWDMAANAIIVTEAGGTFTGLDGRPGPHSGNAAASNGLLHDELLGYLNRRH
- a CDS encoding CBS domain-containing protein; this translates as MLVRDAMSTVVLTIGPTHTLRQAAALMAARRIGAAVVHDPDAGAFGILTERDILNSVGLGQNPDTECAHAHTTNNVVFATPAWTLEDAARAMAHGGFRHLIVLDRDEPVGIVSVRDIIRCWAPARPHVTAAPAVPA